In Lentibacillus amyloliquefaciens, one DNA window encodes the following:
- a CDS encoding KOW domain-containing RNA-binding protein, which produces MNEADSIPRIGQVVRILQGREAGQYAIVLKLIDDRYALLADGEKRKYDRPKKKNLYHIEAMEFISPEVQNSLLETGRVTNGKLRFALTKFMNEIVTDLKKGDQHDG; this is translated from the coding sequence TTGAACGAAGCTGATTCGATTCCGCGAATAGGTCAAGTTGTTCGTATTTTGCAAGGACGTGAAGCAGGACAATACGCCATTGTGCTGAAACTTATCGATGATCGGTATGCCCTGCTTGCAGATGGGGAAAAACGTAAATATGATCGGCCTAAGAAAAAGAACTTGTATCATATTGAAGCGATGGAATTTATATCTCCGGAAGTCCAAAACAGCCTTCTAGAAACTGGTCGTGTCACAAATGGCAAACTGCGATTTGCCTTAACCAAATTCATGAATGAAATTGTGACTGATTTGAAGAAGGGAGATCAACACGATGGCTAA
- the rpsM gene encoding 30S ribosomal protein S13, whose protein sequence is MARIAGIDIPRDKRVVISLTYIHGVGKSTAQNILSDAGVSENTRVRDLTEDELSSIRKAIGEYSVEGDLRRETSLNIKRLIEIGSYRGVRHRRGMPLRGQKTKNNSRTRKGPRRTMANKKK, encoded by the coding sequence ATGGCACGTATTGCAGGTATCGACATTCCACGTGATAAACGTGTAGTTATTTCACTAACTTATATTCATGGTGTCGGAAAAAGCACTGCCCAAAACATCCTGAGTGACGCAGGCGTCTCGGAAAACACGCGAGTGCGCGATCTCACTGAAGATGAATTGAGCAGCATCCGTAAAGCAATCGGTGAATATTCTGTTGAAGGTGATCTTCGCCGTGAAACATCCCTCAACATTAAACGCCTGATAGAAATCGGATCATACAGAGGTGTTAGACACCGCCGGGGAATGCCATTGCGTGGTCAAAAGACGAAAAACAACTCACGTACACGCAAAGGTCCTCGTCGTACAATGGCAAACAAGAAAAAGTAA
- the rplO gene encoding 50S ribosomal protein L15 codes for MKLHELKSAEGSRKKRNRVGRGMSSGGGKTSGRGHKGQKAREGGNTRPGFEGGQMPLFQRLPKRGFTNVHRKELAIVNLDALNRFDDGSEITPELLLEEGVVNKAKHGIKVLGNGSVEKKFTVKAHKFSASAKEAIEAAGGKTEVI; via the coding sequence ATGAAACTTCATGAACTAAAGTCAGCAGAAGGAAGTCGTAAAAAGCGCAATCGCGTTGGCCGCGGAATGTCATCCGGAGGCGGCAAAACATCCGGAAGAGGACATAAAGGGCAAAAGGCACGTGAAGGCGGCAATACCCGTCCAGGTTTTGAAGGCGGACAAATGCCTTTGTTCCAGCGTTTGCCCAAGCGCGGTTTTACCAATGTTCATCGCAAGGAACTTGCTATTGTAAACTTGGATGCTTTAAATCGTTTTGACGATGGTTCTGAAATCACACCTGAGCTTTTATTGGAAGAAGGTGTCGTCAACAAAGCAAAACACGGCATTAAAGTGCTGGGAAATGGCAGCGTTGAAAAGAAATTCACTGTAAAAGCTCATAAGTTCTCTGCTTCAGCAAAAGAAGCAATCGAGGCAGCGGGCGGTAAAACAGAGGTGATCTAA
- the rpmJ gene encoding 50S ribosomal protein L36 has product MKVRASVKPICEKCKIIKRKGKLMVICDNPKHKQKQG; this is encoded by the coding sequence ATGAAAGTCAGAGCATCTGTAAAACCAATTTGTGAAAAATGCAAAATCATTAAACGTAAAGGTAAATTAATGGTGATTTGTGATAATCCAAAACACAAGCAAAAACAAGGCTAA
- a CDS encoding energy-coupling factor ABC transporter ATP-binding protein, translated as MREKLVEFKNVSFRYGEEQSWVLKNCSFEIYENEAAAIIGHNGSGKSTIAKLMNGLLFPQEGEIIVNGRHLTQESIWEIRKDVGMVFQNPDNQFVGTTVQDDIAFGMENRGIARDEMVKRIDDILKAVRMESYRLTEPHKLSGGQKQRVAIASVLAIFPQVLILDEATVMLDPRGRRDIMKTVTNVKEERNLSLITITHDLKEVVQAERVIVMNDGEIREEAVPRDIFAKKAELHEIGLDIPFIATLSDELQKAGVPITNEALSHEELLEELWTSHSTT; from the coding sequence ATGCGGGAAAAGTTAGTTGAGTTTAAAAATGTATCATTCAGATATGGAGAAGAGCAGTCCTGGGTTTTAAAAAACTGCTCATTTGAAATCTATGAAAATGAAGCGGCAGCGATTATCGGACATAACGGATCAGGCAAATCTACAATCGCCAAACTAATGAACGGTTTGCTTTTTCCGCAAGAAGGCGAAATTATTGTCAACGGGCGGCACTTGACGCAAGAATCAATATGGGAGATCCGCAAAGACGTGGGAATGGTTTTTCAAAATCCCGATAACCAATTTGTCGGGACTACCGTTCAGGACGATATTGCCTTTGGTATGGAAAATCGCGGGATAGCAAGAGATGAAATGGTAAAACGGATTGATGACATATTAAAGGCTGTCAGAATGGAATCATACCGGTTGACTGAACCGCACAAACTTTCAGGCGGCCAGAAACAACGCGTGGCGATTGCAAGTGTGCTGGCAATTTTCCCGCAGGTTCTTATTCTCGATGAGGCCACTGTCATGCTCGACCCCCGCGGCCGGCGAGATATCATGAAAACTGTGACAAATGTGAAGGAAGAGCGTAATCTTTCCCTTATTACAATCACGCATGATCTCAAAGAAGTCGTACAGGCTGAACGTGTGATTGTGATGAACGATGGCGAAATCCGGGAGGAAGCAGTTCCGAGGGATATTTTTGCCAAAAAGGCAGAACTTCACGAAATCGGACTGGATATCCCGTTTATTGCAACACTGTCTGATGAACTGCAAAAGGCAGGCGTACCGATTACAAATGAAGCGTTAAGTCATGAGGAGCTGCTGGAGGAACTATGGACATCACATTCAACAACGTAA
- the rplR gene encoding 50S ribosomal protein L18 encodes MIAKPDKNVVRKKRHARVRKSVFGTEERPRLNVYRSNKHIYAQLIDDVAGSTVASASSNDNELNLEATGNVEAAKQVGEMVAKRAGDKGYKIVVFDRGGYLYHGRVKALADAARENGLVF; translated from the coding sequence ATGATCGCAAAACCTGACAAAAACGTTGTACGCAAGAAAAGACATGCACGCGTCCGCAAGAGTGTCTTCGGGACAGAGGAACGCCCGCGTCTTAACGTGTACCGTTCAAATAAACACATTTATGCACAATTAATCGATGATGTTGCCGGCAGCACTGTTGCAAGTGCTTCGAGCAATGATAATGAACTGAATCTGGAAGCAACAGGCAATGTTGAAGCAGCCAAACAAGTAGGTGAAATGGTTGCAAAACGTGCCGGTGATAAAGGGTACAAAATTGTTGTATTTGATCGTGGAGGCTACCTTTATCACGGACGTGTTAAAGCATTGGCAGATGCTGCTCGCGAGAACGGCCTTGTATTTTAA
- a CDS encoding adenylate kinase, producing MNLILMGLPGAGKGTQAEKINETYHIPHISTGDMFRLAIKEGTELGKKAKEFMDQGELVPDDVTIGIVKERLSKDDCKNGFLLDGFPRTIAQAEALQSLLDELGTSIDYCLRVDVPEENLVERLTGRRICPTCGTTYHVNYNPPQQEGICDHDGSKLIQREDDQAETVKNRLEVNMKQAKPLLDFYDEKGYLVTINGDQEIDQVFKDIQSAIEK from the coding sequence TTGAATTTAATATTGATGGGTTTGCCTGGTGCCGGTAAAGGTACACAGGCAGAGAAAATAAATGAAACATATCACATCCCTCATATTTCAACAGGAGATATGTTCCGTTTAGCGATTAAGGAAGGAACCGAACTCGGCAAGAAGGCTAAAGAATTCATGGATCAGGGTGAACTTGTTCCAGATGATGTTACAATAGGAATCGTAAAAGAACGGTTGAGCAAAGATGACTGTAAAAATGGATTCTTATTGGATGGATTTCCGCGAACGATTGCACAGGCTGAGGCCTTACAATCATTGCTGGATGAACTGGGCACATCAATTGATTATTGTTTGCGTGTGGATGTACCTGAGGAGAATTTAGTGGAACGTTTGACGGGCCGCAGAATCTGCCCGACATGTGGTACAACTTATCATGTTAACTATAACCCTCCGCAACAGGAAGGGATATGTGATCATGATGGTTCCAAATTGATCCAGCGTGAAGATGACCAGGCTGAGACAGTGAAGAACCGTCTGGAAGTCAATATGAAGCAAGCAAAGCCATTGCTTGATTTCTACGATGAGAAAGGTTATCTTGTCACCATCAATGGTGATCAGGAAATAGACCAAGTATTTAAAGATATTCAATCAGCAATCGAAAAGTAA
- the infA gene encoding translation initiation factor IF-1, with the protein MAKDDVIEVEGTVTETLPNAMFNVELENGHTVLAHVSGKIRMHFIRILPGDKVTVELSPYDLSKGRITYRYK; encoded by the coding sequence ATGGCTAAAGACGATGTAATTGAAGTGGAAGGCACCGTAACTGAGACACTGCCGAATGCGATGTTTAATGTGGAACTGGAAAACGGCCATACAGTACTGGCCCATGTTTCCGGCAAAATCCGCATGCATTTCATCCGCATTTTGCCAGGTGATAAAGTGACGGTAGAACTTTCACCTTATGATTTAAGCAAAGGACGAATTACGTACCGTTATAAATAA
- the rpsK gene encoding 30S ribosomal protein S11 — translation MARKQQPTRKRRVKKNIDTGVAHIRSTFNNTIVTITDVKGNSIGWSSAGALGFKGSRKSTPFAAQMAAETAAKNAVDNGMKQLDVTVKGPGAGREAAIRSLQAAGLEITAIHDVTPVPHNGCRPPKRRRV, via the coding sequence ATGGCACGGAAACAACAACCAACACGCAAACGCCGCGTGAAAAAGAATATTGATACGGGTGTGGCACATATCCGTTCAACATTTAATAATACGATTGTAACCATTACAGATGTTAAAGGGAATTCAATCGGATGGAGCTCTGCAGGTGCGCTTGGCTTTAAAGGCTCCCGTAAATCAACACCATTCGCTGCACAAATGGCTGCTGAGACAGCTGCAAAGAATGCGGTTGATAACGGGATGAAACAACTTGATGTAACGGTTAAAGGCCCCGGAGCCGGCCGTGAAGCAGCAATTCGTTCATTACAGGCAGCCGGACTGGAAATTACAGCAATTCATGATGTAACACCTGTTCCGCATAATGGCTGCCGCCCGCCAAAACGTCGTCGTGTGTAA
- the rplF gene encoding 50S ribosomal protein L6, with product MSRIGLKSLEIPEGVEVQLDGNTVTVKGPKGELTRQFHSDMKIVIEDNVLTVERPSEHKEHRALHGTTRSMVANMVEGVHKGFEKSLEINGVGYRAQKQGEKVVINAGYSHPVEIEPTEGIEIDVPQNTKLIVKGIDKELVGGVAANIRAVRPPEPYKGKGIRYEGETVRQKEGKTAK from the coding sequence ATGTCCCGTATCGGACTGAAGTCGTTGGAAATCCCTGAAGGTGTAGAAGTTCAGCTTGATGGCAATACCGTTACTGTAAAAGGTCCCAAAGGTGAACTGACACGCCAATTTCATTCGGATATGAAAATCGTGATAGAAGATAATGTACTGACTGTTGAACGCCCGAGTGAGCATAAAGAACACCGTGCATTGCATGGTACAACACGCAGCATGGTTGCCAACATGGTCGAGGGTGTCCACAAAGGATTCGAGAAATCACTTGAAATCAACGGTGTTGGGTATCGTGCCCAAAAACAGGGTGAAAAAGTAGTTATCAACGCAGGTTATTCACACCCCGTTGAGATTGAACCAACTGAAGGCATTGAAATCGACGTTCCACAAAACACGAAATTAATCGTTAAAGGCATTGATAAAGAATTAGTCGGCGGAGTCGCTGCCAACATCCGAGCAGTCAGGCCACCTGAACCTTATAAAGGAAAAGGTATTCGTTATGAAGGTGAAACAGTACGCCAAAAAGAAGGTAAAACTGCTAAATAA
- the rpsE gene encoding 30S ribosomal protein S5, which yields MVTSIDPNKLDIEERVVAINRVAKVVKGGRNFRFAALVVVGDKNGHVGFGTGKAKEVPEAIKKAVDDAKKNLIEVPIVGTTIPHQIHGQYGSGNILMKPATEGTGVISGGPVRAILELAGVGDILTKSLGSNTPINMIRATLNGLANLKTAENVAKLRGKSVEELLG from the coding sequence ATGGTAACAAGTATTGATCCAAACAAATTAGATATTGAAGAACGCGTTGTTGCGATTAATCGCGTTGCAAAGGTAGTAAAAGGTGGACGGAACTTCCGTTTTGCTGCATTGGTTGTGGTAGGCGATAAGAATGGTCATGTTGGTTTTGGAACCGGAAAAGCCAAAGAAGTACCGGAAGCCATTAAAAAAGCAGTTGACGATGCGAAGAAAAACCTGATTGAAGTACCGATTGTCGGAACAACAATCCCGCATCAAATCCATGGACAATATGGTTCAGGGAATATACTCATGAAACCAGCTACAGAAGGTACGGGAGTTATCTCAGGCGGACCTGTGCGCGCTATCCTTGAACTTGCTGGAGTGGGTGACATTCTGACTAAATCATTAGGGTCCAACACACCAATCAACATGATTCGTGCAACATTGAACGGTTTAGCAAATCTCAAAACGGCAGAAAACGTAGCTAAACTACGCGGCAAATCTGTAGAAGAACTGTTAGGATAA
- a CDS encoding DNA-directed RNA polymerase subunit alpha, protein MIEIEKPGIETVEITDDATYGKFVVEPLERGYGTTLGNSLRRILLSSLPGAAVTSVQIDGVQHEFSTITGVVEDVTSIILNLKKLALKIYSDDVKTLEIDVQGEGKVTAADLTYDSDVEVLNPDLPIATINGNGNLHMKITAERGRGYRPAEANKRDEQPIGVIPVDSIFTPVTRVTYQVENTRVGQVSNYDKLTMDVWTDGSIRPEESVSLGAKVFNEHLNIFIGLTDEAQKAEIMVEKEEDQKEKVMEMTIEELDLSVRSYNCLKRAGINTVQELSNKSEEDMMKVRNLGRKSLEEVKEKLGDLGLGLRDDD, encoded by the coding sequence ATGATCGAAATTGAAAAACCGGGAATAGAAACAGTAGAGATCACCGATGATGCGACATATGGAAAGTTCGTCGTCGAACCGCTTGAACGTGGATATGGTACTACTCTGGGCAACTCCTTGCGTCGTATCCTGCTATCCTCACTTCCGGGTGCTGCTGTTACATCGGTTCAAATTGATGGTGTGCAACATGAGTTTTCAACGATCACAGGGGTTGTTGAAGATGTAACTTCCATTATTTTGAACCTTAAAAAGCTTGCACTGAAAATTTACTCTGATGATGTTAAAACATTGGAGATTGATGTGCAGGGAGAAGGAAAAGTTACGGCTGCAGATTTGACCTATGATAGTGATGTGGAAGTATTGAATCCGGATTTGCCTATTGCGACGATCAACGGTAATGGGAATCTGCATATGAAGATTACAGCAGAGCGCGGTCGCGGATATCGACCAGCTGAAGCAAATAAACGTGATGAACAGCCAATTGGTGTCATTCCGGTTGATTCGATTTTTACACCTGTCACACGTGTCACGTATCAAGTAGAGAATACGCGAGTGGGGCAAGTGTCCAACTATGATAAGCTGACAATGGATGTCTGGACAGATGGAAGCATCCGTCCGGAAGAATCTGTCTCGTTAGGTGCAAAGGTGTTTAACGAACATCTTAACATCTTTATAGGATTGACGGATGAAGCCCAGAAAGCAGAAATTATGGTTGAGAAAGAAGAAGACCAGAAAGAAAAAGTTATGGAAATGACCATTGAAGAACTTGATCTTTCTGTAAGGTCCTATAACTGTCTGAAACGCGCCGGAATAAATACAGTACAAGAGCTTTCCAATAAGTCGGAAGAAGACATGATGAAAGTGCGTAACCTCGGCCGCAAATCGCTTGAAGAAGTGAAAGAAAAGCTCGGGGATTTAGGCTTAGGGTTGCGTGATGACGACTAA
- the rpsH gene encoding 30S ribosomal protein S8, which produces MVMTDPIADMLTRIRNANMVRHEKLELPASNLKKEIADILKREGFVRDYEFVEDDKQGILRIFLKYGAKEERVITGIKRISKPGLRVYAKADEVPRVLNGLGIAVVSTSHGVLSDKEARTQAVGGEVLAYVW; this is translated from the coding sequence ATGGTTATGACAGATCCAATAGCAGATATGCTAACTCGCATTCGTAATGCCAACATGGTTCGGCATGAGAAATTAGAGCTTCCGGCTTCCAACTTAAAGAAAGAAATCGCTGATATCCTTAAACGTGAAGGATTTGTACGTGATTATGAATTCGTTGAAGATGACAAACAGGGTATCCTGCGTATATTCCTGAAGTACGGGGCTAAAGAAGAGCGTGTTATTACTGGCATCAAACGTATCAGCAAGCCCGGACTCCGTGTTTACGCAAAAGCGGATGAAGTGCCCCGTGTACTGAATGGTTTAGGTATTGCAGTTGTATCAACATCACATGGTGTACTTTCCGACAAAGAAGCACGCACGCAGGCTGTGGGCGGAGAAGTACTGGCATATGTCTGGTAA
- the secY gene encoding preprotein translocase subunit SecY: MFRTISNLVRVKDIRRKIVFTLLMLIVFRLGTFIPVPYTNREAIDFMNQQNVFGFLNTFGGGALQNFSIFAMGIMPYITAAIIMQLLQMDVVPKFTEWKKQGEMGRKKIAQITRYGTVALAFVQAIAMSIGFNAMAGGMLISEPNVWKFLMIAIILTSGTTFLMWVGEQITANGVGNGISILIFAGIVAAVPNGVNQLYSQYFVDAGDELFINIVIVTLIALVVVAVTVGVIFIQQALRKIPIQYAKKLVNRSPVGGHSTHLPLKVNAAGVIPVIFAIAFIIAPRTVAGLFEGNEIAATIENIFDYTQPIGMIIYVGLIIAFTYFYTFVQVNPEQMAENLQKQGGYIPGIRPGKNTETYLTRVMYRLTFVGALFLAAVSVLPIILGGLANLPQAVQIGGTSLLIVVGVALQTMKQLESQLVKRHYTGFIK; this comes from the coding sequence ATGTTCCGTACAATCTCCAATTTAGTGCGAGTTAAAGATATCAGACGGAAGATCGTCTTCACTTTATTAATGCTGATTGTTTTCCGTCTTGGTACTTTTATTCCAGTGCCATATACAAATAGAGAAGCTATTGACTTTATGAACCAGCAAAATGTTTTCGGCTTTTTAAATACTTTTGGCGGCGGGGCACTGCAAAACTTCTCCATTTTCGCGATGGGGATTATGCCTTACATTACGGCAGCCATCATTATGCAGCTTCTGCAGATGGATGTTGTGCCTAAGTTCACTGAATGGAAGAAGCAAGGCGAAATGGGTCGTAAAAAAATAGCACAGATCACCCGTTATGGAACGGTTGCACTTGCGTTTGTCCAGGCGATTGCCATGTCAATCGGTTTTAATGCAATGGCTGGCGGCATGCTGATCAGTGAACCGAACGTTTGGAAGTTCCTGATGATTGCTATCATCCTTACAAGCGGTACGACATTTTTGATGTGGGTTGGGGAACAGATTACTGCTAATGGTGTCGGGAACGGAATCTCCATTCTGATTTTTGCCGGTATAGTGGCGGCAGTTCCGAACGGCGTCAATCAATTATACAGTCAGTACTTCGTCGATGCCGGTGACGAGCTGTTCATTAACATTGTTATCGTGACATTGATAGCATTGGTAGTAGTGGCAGTTACCGTTGGTGTTATCTTTATCCAGCAGGCACTGCGCAAAATACCAATTCAATACGCTAAAAAACTTGTCAATCGGTCACCTGTGGGCGGCCATTCGACACATTTACCGTTAAAAGTGAATGCTGCAGGGGTTATCCCGGTAATCTTTGCGATTGCATTTATCATTGCACCCCGGACAGTTGCCGGACTTTTTGAAGGTAATGAAATAGCAGCGACGATTGAAAACATTTTTGATTATACCCAGCCAATTGGAATGATCATCTATGTAGGACTGATTATTGCCTTCACGTATTTCTACACATTTGTTCAAGTCAATCCTGAACAAATGGCGGAAAATCTGCAAAAACAAGGCGGATATATTCCAGGCATACGACCTGGCAAAAATACAGAGACCTATCTTACACGTGTTATGTACCGACTGACATTTGTAGGGGCACTCTTCCTTGCTGCGGTTTCTGTGCTGCCTATTATTTTAGGCGGTCTTGCAAATCTGCCTCAAGCAGTACAAATCGGCGGCACGAGCTTACTTATCGTTGTAGGTGTTGCCCTGCAGACGATGAAACAACTGGAAAGCCAGCTCGTAAAACGGCATTATACAGGTTTTATCAAGTAA
- a CDS encoding energy-coupling factor ABC transporter ATP-binding protein, whose product MDITFNNVSYIYQAKTPFEHKAIADLSLFIPSGSFTAVIGHTGSGKSTLIQHLNGLIRPTEGEVTIGDYHLKPNQKPNELKSLRSRVGVVFQYPEHQLFEETVRKDIAFGPENFGAQEEEINERIEHLTPVVGLSEELLERSPFELSGGQMRRVAIAGVLATNPEVLVLDEPTAGLDPRGQREMMDMFYDLHNQEGLTTILVTHSMEDAVKYADNVIILNNGTKYMEGKPENVLTQREALQKVQLDVPEMVQFINEFSEKFGYHIPYRRQSSAELANEIRQILKGGRSNE is encoded by the coding sequence ATGGACATCACATTCAACAACGTAAGTTATATTTATCAAGCTAAAACCCCCTTTGAACATAAAGCAATTGCAGATTTATCGCTATTTATTCCATCAGGTTCTTTTACGGCAGTCATCGGTCATACAGGGTCAGGCAAATCAACGCTCATCCAGCATCTGAATGGTTTGATACGTCCGACGGAAGGTGAAGTCACAATCGGTGATTACCATCTGAAGCCGAATCAAAAACCGAATGAGCTGAAAAGCTTGCGCAGCCGTGTCGGTGTGGTTTTCCAGTATCCGGAACATCAATTGTTTGAGGAAACCGTCAGAAAGGATATCGCATTTGGTCCTGAAAATTTTGGTGCCCAAGAAGAGGAAATAAATGAACGTATTGAACACCTGACACCTGTCGTCGGTTTGTCAGAAGAGTTGCTCGAGCGCTCTCCTTTTGAGTTGAGTGGCGGACAGATGCGGCGGGTGGCAATAGCAGGCGTTCTCGCAACTAATCCGGAAGTACTTGTATTGGATGAACCGACGGCAGGTCTTGACCCCCGCGGTCAGCGTGAAATGATGGATATGTTTTATGATCTGCATAATCAAGAAGGGCTGACGACCATACTTGTCACACACAGCATGGAGGATGCTGTTAAATATGCTGATAATGTCATCATTTTAAATAATGGCACGAAGTACATGGAAGGCAAACCGGAGAATGTTCTGACACAGCGGGAGGCGCTGCAAAAGGTTCAGCTTGATGTACCTGAGATGGTTCAGTTTATTAACGAGTTTTCGGAAAAGTTTGGGTACCATATTCCGTACAGGCGGCAGTCTTCAGCCGAACTGGCGAATGAAATCCGGCAAATCCTAAAGGGAGGCCGGAGTAATGAATAA
- the rplQ gene encoding 50S ribosomal protein L17 has translation MARKLGRKTDHRMAMLRNLTSDLIIHERLEITEAKAKDLKSTTEKMITLGKRGDLHARRQAASFLYDQDASEDEKVIQKLFDDIAGRYEERQGGYTRVLKLGERQGDGAKMAIIELV, from the coding sequence ATGGCCAGAAAATTAGGACGGAAAACAGACCATCGTATGGCAATGCTTCGTAACCTTACTTCTGATTTAATTATCCACGAACGCCTTGAAATAACAGAAGCTAAGGCCAAAGATTTGAAGTCAACGACAGAAAAAATGATCACACTTGGCAAACGTGGTGATCTTCATGCACGTCGCCAGGCAGCATCTTTCCTATATGATCAAGATGCCAGTGAAGACGAAAAGGTAATTCAAAAATTATTCGATGATATCGCTGGACGCTATGAAGAAAGACAAGGCGGCTACACACGCGTTCTCAAACTTGGAGAGCGTCAAGGTGATGGCGCAAAAATGGCAATCATCGAACTCGTTTAA
- the rpmD gene encoding 50S ribosomal protein L30, protein MSKQLEITLTRSVIGQSEGQRQTVQSLGLKKIRQSVVREDTPATRGMLDKVSHLVTVKEV, encoded by the coding sequence ATGTCTAAACAATTAGAAATCACCCTCACGCGCAGTGTAATCGGCCAATCAGAAGGACAGCGCCAGACTGTCCAATCACTAGGTTTGAAAAAAATCCGCCAATCAGTGGTACGTGAAGATACACCAGCCACTCGCGGAATGTTAGACAAAGTATCACATCTCGTAACGGTTAAAGAAGTGTAA
- a CDS encoding type Z 30S ribosomal protein S14 produces MAKKSMIAKQKKPQKFKVREYTRCERCGRPHSVIRKFKLCRICFRELAYKGQIPGVKKASW; encoded by the coding sequence GTGGCTAAAAAATCAATGATTGCGAAACAAAAGAAACCGCAAAAGTTTAAAGTGCGTGAATATACACGGTGCGAACGTTGTGGCCGTCCACATTCTGTGATCCGCAAATTTAAACTATGCCGTATTTGTTTCCGTGAGCTGGCCTATAAAGGTCAAATTCCTGGCGTTAAAAAAGCAAGCTGGTAA
- a CDS encoding energy-coupling factor transporter transmembrane component T family protein, producing MNNMLIIGQYVPGDSLVHRLDPRTKMTVIFFFVFVVFLANTVLSYSALTAFALLSMFTTRIPIRFILKGLTPVWFLIGFTFILHLIVTNQGTVLLDIFGFNIYSGGIIQGFAISMRFFLLILVTSLLTLTTTPIEITDGIEDMLHPLKKVKFPVHELALMMSISLRFIPTLMQETEKISRAQASRGVDFRTGPLKERMKAVVPLLVPLFVSAFKRAEELAMAMEARGYQGGEGRTKLRELRLEKKDFLIFLLFILITAVLFFTRSY from the coding sequence ATGAATAACATGTTGATTATTGGTCAGTACGTCCCGGGTGATTCACTTGTTCATCGGCTCGATCCGCGGACCAAAATGACGGTCATTTTTTTCTTTGTATTTGTTGTGTTTTTGGCAAACACCGTATTAAGCTATAGCGCACTGACCGCTTTTGCACTGTTGAGCATGTTCACAACCCGAATTCCGATCCGTTTTATTTTAAAAGGGCTGACACCGGTATGGTTTCTAATCGGATTTACGTTTATATTGCATTTGATTGTTACGAATCAAGGAACCGTCCTATTGGATATTTTTGGATTCAACATTTATTCAGGAGGCATCATACAAGGTTTTGCCATATCGATGCGGTTCTTCCTGCTTATTCTCGTGACATCATTGCTGACGCTGACAACAACACCGATTGAAATCACTGACGGCATTGAGGACATGCTGCATCCGCTGAAAAAAGTAAAGTTCCCGGTTCATGAATTGGCATTGATGATGTCGATTTCACTTCGATTTATCCCGACACTTATGCAGGAAACCGAAAAAATTTCAAGAGCGCAAGCCTCCCGCGGCGTTGATTTCCGCACCGGACCGTTAAAAGAACGCATGAAAGCTGTCGTCCCATTGCTTGTCCCGCTATTTGTCAGTGCCTTTAAACGGGCCGAGGAATTAGCCATGGCTATGGAAGCACGCGGTTATCAGGGCGGCGAAGGGCGGACAAAACTGCGTGAACTGAGGCTTGAAAAAAAGGATTTTCTCATCTTTCTCTTATTCATCCTGATAACCGCCGTACTATTTTTTACGAGAAGCTATTAG